The DNA region GGCAAGCTTGATCTTGCGAAACTCCATGGTCATAGCGTTGTAGGTTAAAAGGTAGCCGTTAAGAAGGCCCTCCATGCCCATGAGATACTTCAACGCTTCTGTGGCCTGGAGGGTTCCGATGACCCCGCCCATGACGCCGATGACCCCCGCTTCACGGCAGGTGGGTACCGCATCAGCCGGGGGCGGCTCTTTGAACACACAGCGGTAGCAGGGGCCTTTGCCGGGGATGTAGGTCATAAGCTGGCCCTGGAAGCGTATGATCCCCGCATGGGAGAAGGGTTTGCCCTGCATGACGCAGGCGTCGTTGATCAGGAACTTTATCGGGAAGTTGTCGGTCCCGTCGATGATAAAATCGTAGTCCCGGTCTTTGATAATGTCGACAATATTGGTGGAGTTGATCCATTCCCGGTAGGTCACCACTTCTACGTCGGGGTTCATGGCGTTCATGGTTTCCTTCGCAGAGATGACCTTGTGTTTCCCCACATCCGGGGTTGAATGGATGATCTGCCGCTGAAGGTTGGAAAGATCCACCGAGTCGGCATCGGCGATGCCAATGGTTCCCACCCCGGCTGCGGCCAGGTACATTGCGGCGGGCGCCCCCAGGCCGCCGGCACCGATGATCAGGACCTTGCCTCCCATGATCTTTTTTTGTCCCTTGACGCCGACTTCCTTTAAAATGATGTGGCGGGAATACCGCTCCAGTTGTTCATCTGAAAAAGCCATGATTGCTCCTTTAAGAGGACAGCCCGCCCTTGACTACGGTGAGAAGCCAGGTTCCGTCCTCAGTTTTAGTAACATTGGTTACCTTATGTCCTTCGTCCTTGAGGCTTCGGGGTACGTTTTGAATGGGTTCTCCGTCGTTGAGCCGGACTTCCAGTACCTGGCCGTCCTCCAGCTCTTCCAGTGCTACCTTGGTTTTAACAAAGGTCACTGGGCATACCACGGTAGTGATGTCTACCCGGGCGTCAATTTGCAGGGCATCGCTCATTGTACTGCCTCCTCAACTTCTTTTTTTAAGCCCCCAGATCCCACCCGGATAAGGGTTCGGCCCAGACGTTCCCCGCCTTTGCCGTTGTTCTGGTAGAATTTGACCGTGGCGTCCACGGCTTTAAAGACCTTTTCCTTGTCAAAAAGCAGGGGCAGGAGGTGGAGGCCCTCTTTTATTTCATTGCCGAACATTCCTCCGAATGAGAGGAAGTAGCCGTTTTTTCCCTGCCATGCGCTGGAGGGGCAGCTCTTAACGCATTTACCGCAGTAGACACAGGCGGACTCAGTAAAGCTGAGCTCCGATTTATCCTTATCAACCTTTACCGCATTTACCGGGCATACCGCTTCGCAGACCCCGCAGTAGGTACAATCCTGCTTGTTCCATTCAGGGGAGATGCCCCCCTTGATACCCAGATCGTTTTCCTCCGCCTTGAGGCAGTTGTTCTTACAGCCCGTGATGCCTATTTTGAACTTGTGGGGCAGCTCCCGGCCAAAATACCGGGTGTCCAATTCTTCCGCCAGGGCGCTGGTTTCAATGGCGCCGGAAGGGCAGATTGTCGAGCCCTGGCAGGCGGTGACGGTCCGCACCCGGGGCCCGCAGACGCCGATGCTGACCCCTGCAGAGGAAAGTTCCTTCTTCACCTCCTCAATATCCTTGAGGGAGATGAAGGGAATCTCCACCCCCTGGCGGCTGGTCAGGTGAATATAGCCTTTGCCGTATTTTTTTGCGACCTCGCTGATCTTTTGCAGATGCTCCGCTTTGAGCTGGCCACCTATTACTTTTAGACGCATGGAAAACTGATCCGTCTGGATTTGCCGCATGAAACCACCCTTCTTTAGGGTGGCGTAATCAACTTCCGCCATTGTTGCCTCCTACTTTTCTATAAAGCATATGGGTTTTCTATGTTATCGATTCTGTGAGTT from Treponema primitia ZAS-2 includes:
- a CDS encoding HesA/MoeB/ThiF family protein, producing the protein MAFSDEQLERYSRHIILKEVGVKGQKKIMGGKVLIIGAGGLGAPAAMYLAAAGVGTIGIADADSVDLSNLQRQIIHSTPDVGKHKVISAKETMNAMNPDVEVVTYREWINSTNIVDIIKDRDYDFIIDGTDNFPIKFLINDACVMQGKPFSHAGIIRFQGQLMTYIPGKGPCYRCVFKEPPPADAVPTCREAGVIGVMGGVIGTLQATEALKYLMGMEGLLNGYLLTYNAMTMEFRKIKLAPNHDCQVCGEHPSITTLIDYEQAVCSLKDYHNEKEAEVSIS
- a CDS encoding sulfurtransferase TusA family protein; amino-acid sequence: MSDALQIDARVDITTVVCPVTFVKTKVALEELEDGQVLEVRLNDGEPIQNVPRSLKDEGHKVTNVTKTEDGTWLLTVVKGGLSS
- a CDS encoding 4Fe-4S binding protein, which codes for MAEVDYATLKKGGFMRQIQTDQFSMRLKVIGGQLKAEHLQKISEVAKKYGKGYIHLTSRQGVEIPFISLKDIEEVKKELSSAGVSIGVCGPRVRTVTACQGSTICPSGAIETSALAEELDTRYFGRELPHKFKIGITGCKNNCLKAEENDLGIKGGISPEWNKQDCTYCGVCEAVCPVNAVKVDKDKSELSFTESACVYCGKCVKSCPSSAWQGKNGYFLSFGGMFGNEIKEGLHLLPLLFDKEKVFKAVDATVKFYQNNGKGGERLGRTLIRVGSGGLKKEVEEAVQ